The Chionomys nivalis chromosome 1, mChiNiv1.1, whole genome shotgun sequence sequence TGTGACTGTGGTTGGCTCATTATGAAGCCTCCAAAAAGTCAGGAAATGGTGGCTTTAGCATTGTCACCTATCCCAGAGGAACAATTATATACATCCTCTCCTGCTCCGTGATGGGAGcatcgggggtgggggtggggggttgtgaGAAGCCTATAAGGACCTACAAGGAGCCTGTGCTTAAGAGACTTGGCAGAGAAGTGCCTGATATCTTGAGCTCTTGCCCTTTCCCTGTAGAAGCAAAGAGGCAGGCAtggcttcccttcccctcttGCCCTGGACCCTGGGCCACACAGACTTTCTCCTCAGGATGGTGTTGCTGACATGGTGACAGCTGATGACTCAGGTGTTCTCTGTGTCTGGAGGTCAGGAACTGTGTTCACATTACTGACCCGAATACCAGGATTCGGGTAGGAGACGCAGAAGAGGGTTATGGCCTTTTTGAGGGCAGGGGATATGTTGGGGTCTGGAGAAACAAAATTGAACATTGCCCTTGCAGGGTCCCGTGCCCCTCTGTGCAGCTGTGGCAGGGGATTGTAGCCGCAGGGTATGGCGATGGGCAAGTGCGTCTGTATGATGCCACTACTGGAGCGCTCCACGTCCAGATCAGTGCCCATGCCCGGACCGTCACTGCCCTGGACCTAGCTCCAGAAGTGGGCAAGGTCAGTCTCCTGCACCCCTAAGTATCTTCCTGGTGTTTAGATGCCTAACACAGGCTTGTCTCCGTACTCAATGTGACTCCATCCCCAGGTACCTGGACTGGGCATTCTGACTCCCTGCCCACCCCTCTTGGGTTTCTCTCTTTTAGCTACTCTCTGCAGCTGAGGACACCTTTGTGCACATCTGGAAGCTGAGCAGGAACGCAGAGAGCGGCTCCATTGAGGTATGTTTgtagagggtgggggtggggacccaAGCAAAGGGTGAGCAGCAGGACTGACCACTTTCCCCCACCCTCCAGGTTGAACACTGCCACGGGGAATGCATTGCTGATACCCAGGTGTGTGGGGCTCGGTTCTGTGACCCATCAGGCAGCTCCTTTGCGGTGACAGGTTACGAGCTTGCTGAGATCCTGAAGTTCAGCAGTGTCTGACAGAGGAGcaaccttccctcctcccttggTATTTATAAAGTATCCCTCCTCCAAGCCCTTGTCTGATCACTCACTCTCGGCCACACTTCTAAACAATAAGCTCccgggaggagggagaggcaggctcaGAGCGCGCAGAAGCCACTGGTCCTCAGAGACCATGCCCTCAAAGACCAAGTGAAGGCAGCAAGCTGTTGAATAACTTTAATGGTCGGGGTAGGAGTCCCAGGGAGGTGCCTTCCCCCCTGCTCCCTAGTGCCGCCCACCCTCAAGGCTGGTTAGTgcagggaggcagggcagggttcTTCCAGTTTTCTCC is a genomic window containing:
- the Wdr54 gene encoding WD repeat-containing protein 54 isoform X1; the encoded protein is MYLRERSIPLRGSAAALSNNLSVLQLPARDLTHFGVVHGPSAQILSAASEGVPLAQRQLQVKVGVGVSPPLITQVHWCVLPFRVLLVLTSHRRIQMYESDGSVMVYWHALDSGDASSAQAMFARGIAASVHFICVGTWSGRVLVFDIPAKGPNIVLNEELVGHQTAITDIATERAQGQKQRGRHGFPSPLALDPGPHRLSPQDGVADMVTADDSGVLCVWRSGTVFTLLTRIPGFGVPCPSVQLWQGIVAAGYGDGQVRLYDATTGALHVQISAHARTVTALDLAPEVGKLLSAAEDTFVHIWKLSRNAESGSIEVEHCHGECIADTQVCGARFCDPSGSSFAVTGYELAEILKFSSV